A single Streptomyces sp. Edi2 DNA region contains:
- a CDS encoding class I SAM-dependent methyltransferase, translating to MRGTDTGRYGEGMFRPEETGEAGRIDLGALAYDEVSAARLTALGAGPGWNCLDVGAGTGTLARWLLESAGVSTVLAVDRDTRFLTADGTPGLTTLDADITAPDFHPGRFRLVHARFVLMHLRSWRRMIAKLVSLVAPDGVLVLSDAVDLTTATAPATRYTTVMRAMWQALRETIGTDISWVPDYPQLLHEEGLYQVAAEIHVPPLVPDSAISRFWADTWDRTRDAMLATGRVDEAQIERAVRELSSPRCAGLSPGMLTAWGWKTEEAACDQHF from the coding sequence GTGCGGGGTACGGATACCGGGCGCTACGGCGAAGGTATGTTCCGCCCGGAGGAGACCGGCGAGGCCGGTCGCATCGACCTGGGGGCGCTCGCCTACGACGAGGTGAGCGCCGCCCGGCTGACGGCGCTGGGAGCCGGTCCCGGCTGGAACTGCCTGGACGTGGGCGCGGGGACCGGCACCCTCGCGCGGTGGCTGCTGGAGTCGGCCGGTGTCTCGACGGTCCTCGCGGTGGACCGTGACACCCGCTTCCTCACCGCCGACGGGACACCGGGCCTGACGACGCTGGACGCCGACATCACCGCCCCGGACTTCCACCCCGGCCGGTTCCGGCTGGTGCACGCGCGGTTCGTCCTGATGCATCTGCGCTCGTGGCGCCGCATGATCGCCAAGCTGGTCTCGCTGGTCGCGCCCGACGGTGTGCTGGTGCTCAGCGACGCCGTGGACCTGACGACCGCCACCGCCCCGGCCACCCGGTACACCACGGTCATGCGGGCGATGTGGCAGGCACTGCGGGAGACCATCGGCACGGACATCTCCTGGGTGCCGGATTACCCGCAGCTCCTGCACGAGGAGGGGCTGTACCAGGTGGCCGCCGAGATCCACGTTCCCCCGTTGGTGCCGGACAGCGCGATCAGCCGCTTCTGGGCTGATACATGGGACAGGACGCGGGACGCCATGCTGGCGACCGGGCGGGTGGACGAGGCGCAGATCGAGCGGGCGGTGCGCGAGCTGTCCTCGCCCAGGTGCGCCGGCCTCTCCCCGGGGATGCTCACCGCTTGGGGCTGGAAGACCGAGGAGGCCGCCTGTGACCAGCACTTCTGA
- a CDS encoding MFS transporter — MIRPFAGLRTARGPRASGASLTPRARRIIRLNNGFQLLFNLLWWMPVFYAYQREAGLSDGQIFGIQSIYYIAFCLFEIPTGIVADRIGARNCLRAGAVVMTAANLAPVLSPSYTGFLVHFLAIAAGRSLTSGAASAYLYDGLAAEGAGEHYLKAEGQARALGLAAKVLCWPLVGPLMALAHPTPYVLSAASAAGSLVCAVVLPRQAAPAGRKPAGKSARGGLAFLRDATTALRCVWATPWLALLMVQGVAVFTLSRICQVNLFQPVLLDHGIPEGSHGGVLAAMTVAEAVASARPQWLGSRLSPVAWVSLLSLAMAAALAGSTLGGPWTVIALLCVFSAVTGFAYPLQRKLVNDAIPAGAPRATLLSVESIVDRAVCALAAVAAGAYLSAGRLDALLWHSAVVTGVVMLVLQLVLRRAPGRPRKQPAAEPVPELVTTAGNP, encoded by the coding sequence GTGATCCGCCCCTTCGCCGGCCTGCGCACCGCCCGTGGTCCCCGGGCCTCCGGGGCGTCCCTGACTCCCCGGGCCCGCCGGATCATCCGGCTCAACAACGGCTTCCAGCTGCTGTTCAACCTGTTGTGGTGGATGCCCGTCTTCTACGCCTACCAGCGGGAGGCGGGGCTCTCCGACGGGCAGATCTTCGGCATCCAGAGCATCTACTACATCGCGTTCTGCCTCTTCGAGATCCCGACCGGGATCGTGGCCGACCGGATCGGTGCCCGCAACTGTCTGCGGGCCGGTGCCGTCGTGATGACCGCGGCGAACCTGGCCCCGGTCCTCTCCCCCAGCTACACCGGCTTCCTGGTGCACTTCCTGGCCATCGCCGCGGGCCGCTCGCTGACCTCCGGCGCCGCCAGCGCCTATCTCTACGACGGCCTGGCGGCCGAGGGCGCGGGAGAGCACTATCTGAAGGCCGAGGGGCAGGCGCGGGCGCTGGGGCTGGCCGCGAAGGTGCTGTGCTGGCCGCTGGTCGGTCCGTTGATGGCCCTCGCGCACCCCACGCCGTATGTGCTGAGCGCCGCGAGTGCGGCGGGCTCGCTCGTCTGCGCCGTGGTGCTGCCGCGGCAGGCGGCGCCCGCCGGCCGGAAGCCGGCCGGGAAGTCCGCGCGCGGCGGGCTCGCGTTTCTGCGCGATGCCACCACGGCGCTGCGCTGTGTGTGGGCCACGCCCTGGCTCGCGCTGCTGATGGTGCAGGGCGTGGCGGTCTTCACCCTCTCGCGGATCTGCCAGGTGAACCTCTTCCAGCCGGTGCTGCTGGACCACGGCATCCCGGAGGGCTCGCACGGCGGTGTGCTGGCCGCCATGACCGTCGCGGAGGCGGTGGCCTCGGCCCGTCCGCAGTGGCTCGGCTCGCGGTTGTCACCGGTGGCGTGGGTCTCGCTGCTCAGCCTCGCGATGGCGGCCGCGCTGGCGGGCAGCACCCTCGGCGGGCCCTGGACCGTGATCGCCCTGCTGTGTGTGTTCTCCGCGGTCACCGGATTCGCCTATCCGCTCCAGCGCAAGCTGGTCAACGACGCGATTCCGGCGGGTGCGCCACGGGCCACCCTGCTGTCCGTCGAGAGCATCGTGGACCGGGCCGTGTGCGCACTGGCGGCCGTGGCCGCGGGCGCCTATCTCTCCGCGGGCCGGCTCGACGCCCTGCTGTGGCACAGCGCGGTGGTGACCGGCGTGGTGATGCTGGTCCTGCAGCTGGTGCTGCGGCGTGCCCCGGGACGGCCGCGGAAGCAGCCGGCGGCGGAGCCGGTTCCAGAGCTGGTCACCACAGCAGGAAACCCCTGA
- a CDS encoding PEP/pyruvate-binding domain-containing protein encodes MTTTLLPSGAPGPLTDRTVVGENLSLPLFRTLSGVLAGHPYLKVVVDRIENTWHLLDTAAHPFHVNYIATRVLGMELADLDSCLDAFNASVYMDPERRFLLGVLSLHTDEDAEGRERPFLVLETTEADTMNGLLLEEFYTFVRHRVDGRLPLLLKPANHGQEHELAAISDVHVPRILGHELFGNRTRTPLNPGEAVGRLRYFRTQEEYAAAADGLGWSDIVAMASLPDDVPRVAGFLNTAPGTPLSHTNVLASGWGIPNAIVRDLDRLVEADDLDGAWIRYRVQDDEITLAPLGHAPALEAPAWHQQRIRLEPPLLEDVPALFLHRLRRADQDRYGTKAASLGELHHVLDSRSADLTTFYGHPRPPRADLYGHLAARLGTPDATPAELRDLAADFVAGTVAAPDGIALPFALQHRFLTSSPAVQQGLGKLKMALELDAVDVLDALCLHLQQLIRNTPMPDEVTRQITQALPGGPDAGGRLVVRSSSNAEDLPGFSAAGVYDSVSTVHGADELLDAVRQVWASLLSPRSVRLRHQAGISLDDTYMGVIIQRYVPAELGGVLVTCDPTRRTDFRNVYVNCSPGSPETVVDGSTLPLQYLYNTVEGGGRTVALGSSGKDLPVGTRDKLARLALTGRLLQSHFSDGDVDHPLDIEWLMTDQGDFRLVQIRPYAL; translated from the coding sequence ATGACCACCACCCTCCTGCCCTCCGGCGCGCCGGGGCCGCTCACCGACCGCACCGTCGTCGGCGAGAACCTGTCCCTGCCGCTCTTCCGCACCCTGTCCGGCGTCCTGGCCGGCCACCCCTACCTCAAGGTGGTGGTGGACCGCATCGAGAACACGTGGCACCTGCTCGACACCGCGGCCCACCCGTTCCACGTCAACTACATCGCCACCCGCGTGCTCGGCATGGAGCTGGCCGATCTGGACTCCTGCCTGGACGCGTTCAACGCCTCGGTCTACATGGATCCCGAGCGCCGCTTCCTGCTGGGTGTGCTCTCGCTGCACACCGACGAGGACGCCGAGGGCCGGGAGCGGCCCTTTCTGGTCCTGGAGACGACCGAGGCCGACACCATGAACGGCCTGCTGCTGGAGGAGTTCTACACCTTCGTCCGCCACCGGGTCGACGGCCGGCTGCCGCTGCTGCTCAAGCCGGCGAACCACGGGCAGGAGCACGAACTCGCCGCGATCAGCGATGTCCATGTGCCCCGGATCCTGGGCCATGAGCTCTTCGGCAACCGCACCCGTACCCCGCTCAACCCCGGCGAGGCCGTCGGACGGCTGCGCTACTTCCGGACCCAGGAGGAGTACGCGGCCGCGGCCGACGGGCTCGGCTGGTCCGACATCGTGGCCATGGCGTCGCTGCCGGACGATGTGCCGCGGGTGGCGGGCTTCCTCAATACCGCGCCCGGCACACCGCTCTCGCACACCAACGTCCTCGCCTCGGGATGGGGCATCCCCAACGCGATCGTCCGCGACCTGGACCGCCTCGTCGAGGCGGACGACCTGGACGGCGCATGGATCCGCTACCGGGTGCAGGACGACGAGATCACCCTCGCCCCGCTGGGCCATGCCCCGGCGCTGGAGGCCCCGGCCTGGCACCAGCAGCGGATCCGTCTGGAACCACCCCTGCTGGAGGACGTGCCCGCGCTGTTTCTGCACCGGCTGCGCCGCGCCGACCAGGACCGGTACGGCACCAAGGCGGCCAGCCTCGGGGAGCTCCATCACGTCCTCGACAGCCGCTCCGCCGACCTCACCACCTTCTACGGGCATCCGAGGCCGCCCCGCGCCGACCTCTACGGCCACCTCGCGGCCCGTCTGGGCACCCCGGACGCGACGCCCGCCGAACTACGCGACCTGGCCGCCGACTTCGTGGCCGGTACCGTCGCGGCGCCCGACGGCATCGCCCTGCCCTTCGCCCTGCAGCACCGCTTCCTGACGTCCTCGCCGGCCGTGCAGCAGGGCCTGGGCAAGCTGAAGATGGCCCTCGAACTCGACGCCGTCGACGTCCTGGACGCGCTCTGTCTGCATCTGCAGCAGCTCATCCGCAACACTCCCATGCCCGACGAGGTGACCCGGCAGATCACCCAGGCGCTGCCCGGTGGTCCGGACGCCGGGGGCCGTCTCGTGGTGCGCTCTTCGTCCAATGCCGAGGACCTGCCCGGGTTCTCCGCGGCCGGGGTCTACGACTCGGTCAGCACCGTCCACGGCGCGGACGAACTCCTCGACGCGGTACGCCAGGTGTGGGCCTCCCTGCTGTCGCCGCGCAGCGTCCGGCTGCGCCACCAGGCGGGCATCTCCCTCGACGACACCTACATGGGCGTGATCATCCAGCGGTATGTGCCGGCGGAGCTCGGCGGGGTGCTGGTGACCTGCGACCCGACCCGGCGCACGGACTTCCGCAATGTCTACGTCAACTGCTCCCCCGGCTCGCCCGAGACGGTGGTCGACGGATCGACGCTGCCGCTGCAGTACCTGTACAACACGGTCGAGGGCGGTGGCCGCACCGTCGCACTCGGCTCGTCCGGCAAGGACCTGCCCGTCGGCACCCGCGACAAGCTGGCCCGGCTGGCCCTGACCGGGCGGCTGCTCCAGTCGCACTTCAGCGACGGCGACGTGGACCATCCGCTGGACATCGAGTGGCTGATGACCGATCAGGGGGACTTCCGCCTGGTCCAGATCCGCCCCTACGCGCTGTGA
- a CDS encoding ATP-grasp domain-containing protein → MSKVLFVYAKGGPPLGYALSRVAARSAVHLLALSALPPTVAASADRLCASVLSPSEPERQDLVSLIVSRAQAVGADAVVTFSEYAVVAVAEACEKLGLAGAGSSCALARDKRMMRRTWQDQGISQPRFRPVATEQDLHDAAAALRFPLLLKAAWSAGSTAHRTIRRADEVPAAWERAREVMAESAQLGYAELHVADAGADFLVEEIVQGTASEWFDQEGWGDYVSVEGVVVDGDFRPVCLSGRMPTVEPFTERAGITPAALPHDAQRRIVALARDAVDALGLRNCGTHTEIKLGADGRMWVIETAARFGGAMTVPQIEEVFGLDLIGMLTDHLLGRPVSWPEAARTPQEADGAAGSLVVLAVDGEGEAWTDRRIWDFPTVREAVPVSAGSRLSVVAENSLPDGTLVPVYDPAAGANTMAALCLLSAADPETVIRDFRTLVDALPKVLPHGTTEAQS, encoded by the coding sequence GTGAGCAAGGTGCTGTTCGTGTATGCCAAGGGCGGTCCGCCCCTGGGGTACGCCCTGTCACGGGTCGCCGCACGGTCGGCAGTGCACCTGCTGGCACTCAGCGCGCTCCCGCCCACCGTGGCCGCGTCCGCTGACCGGTTGTGCGCTTCGGTGCTGAGCCCTTCCGAACCCGAACGGCAAGACCTGGTGTCCCTGATCGTCTCCCGGGCCCAGGCGGTCGGCGCGGACGCCGTCGTCACCTTCTCCGAGTACGCGGTCGTCGCGGTCGCGGAGGCCTGCGAGAAGCTCGGCCTCGCCGGTGCGGGCAGCTCCTGCGCCCTCGCCCGCGACAAGCGGATGATGCGGCGCACCTGGCAGGACCAGGGGATATCCCAGCCCCGGTTCCGTCCCGTCGCCACCGAGCAGGATCTGCACGACGCGGCCGCCGCGCTCCGTTTCCCCCTGCTGCTCAAGGCCGCCTGGAGCGCAGGTTCCACCGCCCACCGGACCATCCGCCGCGCCGACGAGGTGCCGGCGGCCTGGGAGCGGGCCCGGGAGGTGATGGCCGAATCCGCGCAACTGGGTTATGCCGAGCTCCATGTGGCCGATGCCGGGGCGGACTTCCTCGTGGAGGAGATCGTGCAGGGCACCGCGTCGGAGTGGTTCGACCAGGAGGGCTGGGGCGACTACGTCAGCGTCGAAGGCGTCGTCGTGGACGGCGACTTCCGCCCGGTGTGCCTGAGCGGGCGGATGCCGACGGTGGAGCCGTTCACCGAGCGGGCCGGGATCACCCCTGCCGCGCTGCCGCACGACGCCCAGCGGCGCATCGTGGCCCTCGCGCGCGATGCCGTCGACGCGCTGGGACTGCGCAACTGCGGGACGCACACCGAGATCAAGCTCGGTGCCGACGGGCGGATGTGGGTGATCGAGACCGCCGCCCGGTTCGGCGGGGCGATGACCGTGCCGCAGATCGAGGAGGTCTTCGGCCTGGACCTGATCGGCATGCTCACCGACCACCTGCTGGGGCGTCCGGTCTCCTGGCCCGAGGCGGCCCGCACCCCGCAGGAGGCGGACGGCGCGGCCGGATCGCTGGTCGTCCTGGCCGTCGACGGCGAGGGAGAGGCCTGGACGGACCGGCGTATCTGGGACTTCCCGACGGTGCGCGAGGCGGTGCCCGTCAGCGCGGGCAGCCGGCTGTCCGTGGTGGCCGAGAACTCGCTCCCGGACGGGACGCTGGTGCCGGTGTACGACCCGGCAGCGGGCGCCAACACCATGGCGGCGCTGTGCCTGCTGTCCGCCGCCGACCCGGAGACCGTGATCCGCGACTTCCGGACCCTGGTGGACGCCCTGCCCAAGGTCCTCCCCCACGGCACCACGGAGGCGCAGTCATGA
- a CDS encoding PAS domain S-box protein, giving the protein MDETSLKSLLERLPVSWWEADRELRVIDSGGGAFDDTVTAQRFLDTVRRELPEHAAALESSHWQAQFDGRVFDVNWSPGVPRQGRSRGLAVEVAARVPDVRRYDAFADLAPAAAFIRDADGRYLWANHAYAHLYGTTPEHVIGASIADIDGPADSPQVLALDREVLARGKPVRHTLTYHRSDGTSGQAAGHRFPVREGGQTCVAGIYVDISDYTRALRQRREAEENLHALRDHSGLACALISAGGRIQQASAAAAELLQTRLSDLVGRRAHTVLAPAPELGALRRSWHDLIARRSRRIQTSAVFQDARGRQRRARLHLTTVGRSADRATSVWAVVTHQGLAHEAHPQLTASQVRILSLLAAGRSNAEIATSLHLSRQTVDYHLSRLRDLLDAPTRPALVARAYVLGILDPQTWPPRSATACHPHSTT; this is encoded by the coding sequence GTGGACGAGACCAGTTTGAAGTCGCTGCTCGAACGCCTTCCGGTGTCCTGGTGGGAGGCGGACCGTGAGCTGCGAGTGATCGACAGTGGCGGTGGCGCCTTCGACGACACGGTGACGGCCCAGCGGTTCCTCGACACCGTGCGAAGAGAGCTCCCCGAGCACGCCGCGGCACTTGAATCCAGCCATTGGCAGGCCCAGTTCGACGGTCGTGTCTTCGATGTGAACTGGTCCCCCGGCGTGCCCCGGCAGGGCCGCTCCCGTGGCCTGGCGGTGGAGGTCGCCGCGCGGGTCCCCGACGTCCGGCGCTACGACGCCTTCGCGGACCTCGCCCCCGCCGCGGCCTTCATCCGGGACGCGGACGGCCGCTACCTCTGGGCCAACCACGCCTATGCCCATCTGTACGGGACCACACCGGAGCACGTCATCGGCGCCTCCATCGCGGACATCGACGGCCCCGCCGACTCACCACAGGTCCTCGCCCTGGACCGGGAAGTACTCGCCCGCGGCAAGCCCGTGCGGCACACCCTCACCTACCACCGCTCCGACGGCACCAGCGGGCAGGCGGCCGGCCATCGCTTCCCCGTCAGGGAAGGAGGCCAGACCTGCGTCGCGGGCATCTACGTCGACATCAGCGACTACACCCGCGCCCTGCGCCAGCGCCGGGAGGCCGAGGAGAACCTGCACGCGCTGCGCGATCACAGCGGACTGGCCTGCGCCCTGATCTCCGCGGGCGGGCGGATCCAGCAGGCGAGCGCCGCGGCCGCCGAACTGCTGCAGACCCGGCTGTCGGACCTCGTCGGCCGCCGTGCGCACACCGTGCTGGCACCCGCCCCGGAGTTAGGAGCGCTGCGGCGCAGCTGGCACGATCTGATAGCCCGCCGCAGCCGGCGCATCCAGACCTCCGCCGTGTTCCAGGACGCCCGCGGTCGGCAGCGCCGCGCCCGGCTGCATCTGACGACGGTCGGCCGGAGCGCGGACCGTGCCACGAGCGTCTGGGCGGTCGTCACCCACCAGGGACTCGCCCACGAAGCCCATCCTCAGCTGACGGCAAGTCAGGTCCGCATCCTGTCCCTGCTGGCCGCCGGCCGCAGCAACGCGGAGATCGCCACCTCCCTGCACCTCTCCCGGCAGACCGTCGACTACCACCTCAGCCGCCTGCGCGACCTCCTGGACGCCCCGACCCGGCCCGCCCTCGTCGCCCGCGCCTATGTCCTGGGCATTCTCGACCCCCAGACGTGGCCACCCCGCTCGGCCACGGCCTGCCATCCGCACAGCACCACCTGA
- a CDS encoding CoA ester lyase: MSDAILRPRRSVLYMPGANERALEKAKSLPADALILDLEDAVAPDAKADARKRVAAAAASGEYGYREVTIRVNAPGTAWHADDLRAAAEAGPDAVVVPKVESAETVREVERALEAAGAPDHTALWAMVETPRAMLDARAVAAAGERLTVLVMGTNDLAKELHAEHVPGRAPLLTGLSLALLAARESGKVILDGVYNDVKNPEGFEAECVQGRQFGFDGKTLIHPSQVEPCNRVFAPSAEQIARSRKIIDAFDEATREGRGVVTVDGRLIENLHVEDARRILALAEALDGRE; this comes from the coding sequence GTGTCCGACGCGATCCTGCGGCCGCGCCGCTCCGTGCTCTACATGCCCGGCGCCAACGAACGCGCGCTGGAGAAGGCCAAGTCCCTGCCCGCCGACGCCCTCATCCTCGATCTGGAGGACGCCGTCGCCCCCGACGCCAAGGCCGACGCCCGGAAGCGGGTCGCGGCCGCCGCGGCCTCCGGCGAGTACGGCTACCGCGAGGTGACGATCCGGGTCAACGCGCCGGGCACCGCCTGGCACGCCGACGACCTCCGGGCCGCCGCCGAGGCCGGTCCGGACGCGGTGGTGGTGCCCAAGGTGGAGTCCGCCGAGACCGTGCGGGAGGTCGAGCGTGCGCTGGAGGCCGCCGGCGCTCCGGATCACACCGCCCTGTGGGCCATGGTCGAGACGCCGCGCGCGATGCTGGACGCCCGTGCGGTGGCCGCGGCCGGCGAGCGGCTGACCGTGCTGGTGATGGGCACCAACGACCTGGCCAAGGAGCTGCACGCCGAGCACGTCCCCGGCCGGGCGCCGCTGCTGACCGGGCTGTCGCTGGCGCTGCTGGCGGCGCGCGAGAGCGGCAAGGTGATCCTGGACGGCGTCTACAACGACGTGAAGAACCCCGAGGGGTTCGAGGCCGAGTGTGTCCAGGGGCGGCAGTTCGGCTTCGACGGGAAGACGCTCATCCATCCGTCGCAGGTCGAGCCCTGCAACCGGGTGTTCGCGCCGTCGGCGGAACAGATCGCCCGTTCCCGGAAGATCATCGACGCGTTCGACGAGGCCACCCGCGAGGGACGCGGGGTCGTCACCGTCGACGGGCGGCTGATCGAGAACCTGCATGTCGAGGACGCCCGCCGGATCCTCGCCCTCGCCGAAGCGCTCGACGGGCGCGAATAG
- a CDS encoding CoA ester lyase: protein MRSPKDFFRPLAVGAPTPVREVPFRPSRMIHFFDPGNEKMAAKVPSIAPTVDVLLGNLEDAVAADRKEAARSGLVKIAKATEFGDTQLWTRINSLDSPWALDDLLTLVTEIGDKLDVIMVPKVEGAEDIHYVDRLLAQLEAKAQVRRPILVHAILETATGVANVEEIAGASPRMQGISLGPADLAASRRMKTTRVGGGHPGYLVREDPHGADGAAPRATFQQDLWHYTLARMVDACAAHGILPYYGPFGDIKDTTACEDQFRNAFLLGCVGAWSLHPVQIGIAKKVFSPAPADVAWARRVIEAMGDGTGAVMIDGKMQDDATYKQCQVVAELADALAARDPELRDAYAAAEKE from the coding sequence ATGCGCTCTCCGAAGGACTTCTTCCGCCCGCTGGCCGTCGGGGCGCCGACACCGGTACGCGAGGTACCGTTCCGGCCCTCCCGGATGATCCACTTCTTCGACCCGGGCAACGAGAAGATGGCCGCGAAGGTGCCGTCCATCGCGCCCACCGTGGACGTCCTGCTCGGCAACCTGGAGGACGCGGTCGCCGCCGACCGCAAGGAAGCGGCCAGGTCCGGTCTGGTGAAGATCGCCAAGGCCACGGAGTTCGGCGACACCCAGCTGTGGACCCGTATCAACAGCCTGGATTCGCCCTGGGCGCTGGACGACCTGCTGACCCTGGTCACCGAGATCGGCGACAAGCTGGACGTCATCATGGTGCCCAAGGTCGAGGGCGCCGAGGACATTCACTACGTCGACCGGCTGCTGGCCCAGCTGGAGGCGAAGGCGCAGGTACGGCGGCCGATCCTGGTGCACGCCATCCTGGAGACCGCCACCGGCGTCGCCAACGTCGAGGAGATCGCCGGCGCCAGCCCGCGGATGCAGGGCATCTCGCTCGGCCCCGCCGACCTCGCCGCCAGCCGCCGGATGAAGACCACCCGGGTCGGCGGCGGCCACCCCGGATACCTGGTGCGCGAGGACCCGCACGGCGCGGACGGCGCCGCGCCGCGCGCCACCTTCCAGCAGGACCTGTGGCACTACACCCTCGCGCGCATGGTCGACGCCTGTGCGGCGCACGGCATCCTCCCGTACTACGGCCCGTTCGGTGACATCAAGGACACCACCGCCTGCGAGGACCAGTTCCGCAACGCCTTCCTGCTCGGCTGTGTCGGCGCGTGGAGCCTGCACCCGGTGCAGATCGGCATCGCCAAGAAGGTCTTCTCGCCCGCTCCCGCCGATGTCGCCTGGGCCCGCCGGGTCATCGAGGCGATGGGGGACGGCACCGGCGCGGTGATGATCGACGGCAAGATGCAGGACGACGCCACCTACAAGCAGTGCCAGGTGGTCGCCGAACTCGCCGACGCCCTCGCCGCCCGCGACCCCGAGCTGCGCGACGCCTACGCCGCAGCCGAAAAGGAGTAA
- a CDS encoding glycosyl hydrolase family 28-related protein, whose protein sequence is MAGRTSPSTGGATRRSVLAGSVAALAAALTGCDDSSPPPATRQSSDDAKVPPVTGHKPKGKDVIDVVADFGAKGDGRTDDSRAFARAYAYAAGRVWDHIGRTVIDVPAGTYLIRSPDALLNARGGKLKANGLRFRGAGKRMTQLLFAPRQAENAYLCRNEDSWANVMFEQIGFAAVTPGASFFYSYSTGQAQDYRFTECEWTGEWTYGLALDGSNTNSEMRWDACRVGGAYRKAFLYSGLSQKSLSRPQQDQFLNYWFNDMKVEYAWGNFLEFPYGGSITCRGGSYIVTGRRPEDSGDYGHTSTFFRFPRGPHHDSVQRFHAEDIRFEVRDPDTVVIDCAWDSGTVHFNDCDDTAQAFKSFAEDSSPHRYRIGAQGPLVRYDSCQLSGQHAYEAESGGSGARARYDMCRLRNHSQQDFIKGAGDRVSFVDCLGS, encoded by the coding sequence ATGGCAGGCAGAACCTCCCCGTCAACCGGTGGTGCCACCCGCCGGTCCGTGCTGGCGGGATCGGTCGCCGCGCTGGCGGCGGCCCTCACCGGGTGTGACGACTCCTCGCCGCCCCCTGCCACCCGGCAGTCGTCCGACGACGCCAAGGTGCCCCCGGTCACCGGTCACAAGCCCAAGGGCAAGGACGTCATCGACGTGGTGGCGGACTTCGGCGCCAAGGGCGACGGCCGCACCGACGACAGCCGGGCGTTCGCCCGCGCCTACGCGTACGCCGCGGGCCGGGTGTGGGACCACATAGGCCGGACCGTGATCGATGTGCCCGCCGGGACCTACCTGATCCGCTCCCCCGACGCCCTGCTCAACGCCCGGGGCGGAAAGCTCAAGGCCAACGGCTTACGGTTCCGCGGGGCCGGCAAGCGCATGACCCAGCTGCTCTTCGCGCCGCGGCAGGCCGAGAACGCCTATCTGTGCCGCAACGAGGACAGCTGGGCGAATGTGATGTTCGAGCAGATCGGGTTCGCCGCCGTCACCCCCGGCGCCTCGTTCTTCTACTCCTACTCGACCGGGCAGGCGCAGGACTACCGCTTCACCGAGTGCGAGTGGACCGGCGAGTGGACCTACGGCCTCGCCCTCGACGGCAGCAACACCAACTCGGAGATGCGCTGGGACGCCTGCCGCGTGGGCGGCGCCTACCGCAAGGCGTTCCTGTACTCCGGGCTGTCCCAGAAGTCACTGAGCCGCCCGCAGCAGGACCAGTTCCTCAACTACTGGTTCAACGACATGAAGGTCGAGTACGCCTGGGGCAACTTCCTGGAGTTCCCCTACGGCGGTTCCATCACCTGCCGCGGCGGCTCCTACATCGTCACCGGCCGCCGCCCCGAGGACTCCGGCGACTACGGGCACACCAGCACCTTCTTCCGTTTCCCGCGCGGTCCGCACCACGACTCCGTACAGCGCTTCCACGCCGAGGACATCCGCTTCGAGGTGCGCGACCCGGACACCGTCGTGATCGACTGCGCCTGGGACAGCGGAACGGTGCACTTCAACGACTGCGATGACACCGCGCAAGCGTTCAAGTCCTTTGCCGAGGACAGCAGCCCGCACCGCTACCGCATCGGCGCGCAGGGCCCGCTCGTGCGCTACGACTCGTGCCAGCTGTCCGGGCAGCACGCCTACGAGGCGGAGAGCGGCGGGTCCGGCGCCCGGGCCCGCTACGACATGTGCCGCTTGCGCAATCACTCCCAGCAGGACTTCATCAAGGGCGCGGGCGACCGGGTGTCGTTCGTCGACTGCCTGGGGTCCTGA
- a CDS encoding CDP-alcohol phosphatidyltransferase family protein — MSQFGYAIRQLSAAQKSSKGVSLYSRYVNRPAGRVLAAAGYTLKLTPNQITLISAVFTFAGVVMIATLRPSPAVAAGIFAALVIGFALDSADGQLARLTRAGSPAGEWLDHVVDCAKMLALHMAVLASFYRYFGFSDPRWLLLPVVFQFAAVVVFFGGILTEQLLRAERQKSGAGGPAPAAPASTLRSVALLPVDYGVFCAIFLLFGSRDLFTALYCALLVAHVLFMVAFLVKWYRALSAPGR; from the coding sequence ATGAGCCAGTTCGGATATGCGATCAGACAGCTGTCGGCCGCCCAGAAATCCTCGAAGGGAGTGTCCCTGTACTCGCGTTATGTGAACCGGCCGGCCGGCCGGGTGTTAGCTGCCGCGGGCTACACACTGAAATTGACACCCAATCAAATTACCTTGATCAGTGCCGTGTTCACCTTTGCCGGCGTGGTCATGATTGCGACGCTGCGGCCCTCTCCCGCCGTGGCGGCCGGTATATTCGCGGCCCTGGTCATCGGCTTCGCCCTCGACTCCGCCGACGGACAGCTCGCCCGGCTGACCCGGGCCGGCAGCCCCGCGGGGGAGTGGCTGGACCATGTGGTCGACTGCGCGAAGATGCTGGCGCTCCACATGGCCGTACTGGCCTCGTTCTACCGCTACTTCGGATTCTCCGACCCTCGCTGGCTGCTCCTTCCCGTCGTCTTCCAGTTCGCCGCGGTGGTGGTCTTCTTCGGCGGCATCCTCACCGAGCAACTCCTGCGCGCCGAACGGCAGAAGAGCGGCGCGGGCGGGCCGGCACCCGCGGCACCGGCCTCCACGCTGCGCTCCGTCGCACTGCTTCCGGTCGACTACGGGGTCTTCTGCGCGATATTCCTGCTGTTCGGCAGCCGGGACCTGTTCACGGCGCTGTACTGCGCGCTGCTCGTCGCCCATGTGCTCTTCATGGTGGCGTTCCTGGTCAAGTGGTACCGCGCATTGTCCGCCCCCGGCCGCTGA